Below is a window of Ovis aries strain OAR_USU_Benz2616 breed Rambouillet chromosome 20, ARS-UI_Ramb_v3.0, whole genome shotgun sequence DNA.
GTTTTAATTCTGTTTTGGTGGACGTCCCAGAGATGTGTGTTTTTCACAAGCACTCCAAGTGATTTTGAAGTAAGTGAATCACATTTGCAAGTATCCAGCTTGAAATATTGCACACACAACAGAACTGAAAGTGAGGTCACTTTTGTACACTATTAGCACTTTTGTACTGATTCATGAACATCTGCTTACTCTCATTATCATCAAGTTACCATTATTGGAAGTCTGCTACATTCCAAGAGTTTCCAGACATGCTGTCATCTAACTAGCCCAACAATCCTGTCAAATATGTGTTATAATCAGTTCTTTGAAGATAaggaaacaaattcaataatatTCATGGTAACAAAGTGACAAAATTAAAtgtcaaattcagatttaattctGGAATCCATGCTTTTCTCATGATATCTATCTTCTAATTTCATTAGAGTCAAGAATGAAGTTTTTGGCCACAGAGCTAAATAAAATTAAGCAACTTAGACTGATCTCAATCCTTAGTCCTATTGGTTAGGGATCCTGAGATAACTTTCTGTTTTCTGCTGGAAGATAATCAGCCCAGTGAACAGTTGCTTAATGCATTTAACTTAGGGAGGAGGAAAATATAAAACCTCAGAAGTCTATGTAGGAGGTTCTCCATGAAAAAATGAGCAGACCATATAGACAAATTGAATTAATCTTCTCCATCTCCTAGGCTCTGTTATTtggttggttttggttttggttttgtttgtttgtttgtttgtttttttttgccttggACATGCTCTCTTCATGCCCTGATTCTTTAGATTTAAGCATAGTGTATTATTCAGCTAGTGAAAAATGATGGTGTCTCAGTCAtgaccagctctttgtgaccccatggactgtagtcagccaaaCTCCtatgtccgtggaattctccagacaagaatactggaatgggttggagtgagtaaccattcccttctccaggggatcttcctgactcagggatcaaacgcaggtctcctgcatcgcaggcagattctttaccgtctgagtcaccagggaagccctattaagaTGGAATTAATgagtggaagaactgatgcaaCCTTCAATTGCGACCAAAAGTGTAAACAAAAGATAGACAGTATCTCCAAGGAGAATAATTCACCAATGACAGCCCCTATGGGATCACTGGCACACTGGATGCAAACTGGTTTTATCTGCTTTTAAATCAAATTTGGAACCAATACAGATTATTCGATGCCTCCAGAATCACATTCACCCTACTTGCATATCGAGACCCTTAGTGAGTTTTACTGAAGCCCTGACCTTATCATATTTGCTTCCCTCTCTCAGGATTGTTGggatccaactcttttgcaacctttCTCCTGACTAAACTTCTATAGCTAAAGACATCTCCTAAATACAAATTCAAATAAGAAGAGGTAAGTTCTAGTGATGTCTCTTTCTATTCATACCATCCTAGATGATATTGGgttttgttcagttttgttttgagATAGAAAATGAAGGTTCTGAGTTTTGGACAAGATCAGGCAGGATAAGATACCTCTATGAGCTAAATGATTTCTCATTATGCCAGACCAATGGTTGTCATTTGTTCAAAATTATGTTAATCCCAGAATTATTTCCAACAAAATCCAATTGTCTAGGAGATGGGGAGGAGTCAGAAGGCAGGTCAAGCCACCAAAAAGCAATTCTCTAAAGACCAATACTGTCATTTTTGTTACACCCCAATGATCAGAAAGAATTTCTcagtaataaaatttttatctttttgctttaaaatgcaTGAATGAAGGCCAGTACTCTGAAGATAAATTTGAGGatcaaaaatataaacaaccAATGGTTAACAAAAATGAGGATTTGCAAAGTGGAGTGGGGGCAATGGGATCTTGGTTTTCAGCCATTTTTTACTCAAATGAATGAACTTCCTGGCAAATATAGTCTATTATCTTTTTTGGAGACATACTCCATTGTCTCTGCTTCTGCCACTTTCTATCTGTGTCCCTGTCCTTGGTAGTTAAAGGGCCACAACAAACCATCCTAGTCATGAATTCAGGTAGCTGTATGATATTTTATAAATGGGCAGTTGGTCAAGTTGAACTAGAGGTGTCTGGGTGAAGCAGGAATCCATCCTCTGGTGAATAGATCTTCAGGGCCAATTGTTATAGgtcaagttttaaatttattattttttttctgagctcTTTTCTTGGTTAAATCATGTATTCCTATCAATTCTCATATACATGCTTCTTTCTGTTAACTGAATTTTCATTCTTTCAGCACCTCAGATTGAAATTTCAAACGTTCTTTCTGCTCTTTCCTCTCTCCGACATTCTTAATTTGCTCTTCATTCCCACTACCACTATGAGAGCTAACATTCTCAGACTCTCTCCCATAGACTCTTGTAGTAACTTCCCAGCTTCCGGTCTCTTTTTGAGTCCCTAGTTATTCAgtcataataaatgttttaaagtgcTGCTCTAATCATTTCacacctcttcttctttttttttaaatgaatgttaaaaattcattttttaaaggaatttgatTAGATTCCTTGCCTAGTATTCAAGATTTTCCATATCCTGGACCCAAGCTGTTTTTACAACTTGATTTTCCACCACCTCACATTGTGTACCCTGTGCTGCAGTAATTGATGATGTGTGCTTTCCATGCTTTCCAATAATGTATATCCCTCCAGTGCCTTCACCATCATGGGTAAATATTCAGATCCCTTCCGTTCCTTCATACTTAATTTTCTTCTATATTAAAGACATATATGTTtaaagttcaaaaaataaaatagtattttacaATGAAAAAGAGCAGTTCCCTTCCTCATCATTTCTCACTCTCAATTCCCATTCTCCTGAGGTAACACATTTTTAATAACTTAGTGTTTTCTTCTATTTACCCATATTTCTTAATAACATGCTTTTATTCTATctgcatttttagttttaaatatgatttattaCTTACTACAAAAAATGAGAACTTGTAACCCTTACATAACAAAGAGAGAGCAAaagtgagagtgagagagagacatCTATGCTTCACTCTCCAGATCCTCTTATATCTTTTTGGTTTGATCACCGTGGAGTGTATACACTTTCACAACCCTATAAACATTAGCCACAGTGGAATCATGTAATGAACTGTAACctaaaaaataaatctctcagTTCTCATAGATGATCAAATTGTACAActcctgttgtttttgtttgtttttggagacATTACAAGAAATCTTGTCTTCATCACCAGTCTGTTTTCATCAATCAAGTTAATGCAAATATTACATAACCCACACATGTCTTCGGGGTCCTTCTACTATATGCTAAGGGAATTCTGACAAGTCAACATTATTTAGGTGGGACCCTTTAAACCCAGATTTTAGTGTTAActaaaacaacaggaaaaagaaaattaaaatcataccCATGGCTCCAGGCAGTAAATTGAAACAAGCCTCTCTGGTAAAGGTAACAATGATAACAAATTCATATCTAATTTTTTTGGTCTAACAATCTCAGAATTCATTCTCGTATACTGTCTGCAAATTTCTGCCCCAAATTAGCAAGGATCTGTAGTGTTTCTTGCCCTGGGAGAGCCTGCAGCAATCTTAACCCTGTTTACTTGGCGGAGAGGGCCATGAGGAGAATTGTTCCTTTTACTCTGCATCCCACTCAGTAAGGAAGTATTaggatttttaagattttatctttAGAACAGTTTACTATCACAGCAGAACTGAGCAagagtacagagatttcccatataacCCTTACTCCCCACACGTGCACAACCTCCTCCTTTATCAACATCTCTCACCAGCGTGGTACaattgttacaactgatgaacttaCCCAGGAAATCATAATCACCCCAAATCCATAATTATGTTATGGTTCCCTCTGGTACTGTACCTTCTGTGGGtttgaaaaaatgtataatgacatgcatACACCATTATATCATACTGAGTAGTTTCATtgcctaaaaatcctctgtgttctACCTAGtcatccctcccttcctcctaaACACTggccactgatctttttactatcTTCATAGGTTTGCATTTTCCAAACATACTGTATGATAGTTGGAATCGTACAGTACATTGTGTTGCCTTTTCAGATGGCTTCTTTCAGTTAGTAATTAGCATTCGaagttctttgtctttttgtggcttgaCAGCTTGtgtctttttagcactgaattgtctggatgtaccacagttaaTTTACCCATTCACcttctgaaggacatcttggttgcttccaaattttggcaattatgagtagagctgttacaaatatttctgtgcaggcttttgtgtggatataagttttcagctcatttgggtaaatacccaggagtgtgattgctggatcacattATTAAGAGTATGTTtacttttgtaagaaactgccagactgtcttccaaagtggctataccattttgtattcccaccacATCCACACCAGCGTTTGGCATCACTGTTCTGGATTCCATGCactctaataggtgtgtagtggaaTCTGATTGTtgttctaatttgcatttccctgatgacgtATGTCTTAGTCCATTCGGGTTGCTGTAACAAAATGTCAGAGACCAGGGGACCTATTTACACatttatctcacagttctggaaactgggaaatccaagatcataGCATTGGCAGTTTCAGTGTCTGATTAGAGCCCACGTTTGGGTTAATAGATAGCACCTTATAGCTGTAACTTCATCTGGTGGAAAGAACAGGAATCACTGTGGGTTCTCTTTTATAAGAGCACCCCTTACGTGAAGGCTCTACCTTCGTGATCTAAGCACCTACCCAAGCCCCCACCTCTTAGGTCGTACACTCATTTAGCTGCAAGGTAGCTAGGAGAAGACCGCCTCCCAGTGGCTTCTTTAATCATACAGAAGAGCCAACACAAGTGATGAATGTCCACTAACCTATCACATAGGGCATTGAtatggggtggggcgggggtggggggtgggaggtggggttggggggcggggggggaaatGAAGCCACTTTCTCTACTGAGAGGATTTTTTCAAATGTgacttttaatattaattttaattattatattccTTAATGTTTCTATTGAGGATATACTCATTGCTCCCCCATAAAGGTATAATTTTTCCCCTGGTATCGTCAAAACTTCTGCCAACTCgggttttgtttttcaagatatgtttttattcattcattcattcatgcatgctatgccaggtcttagttgtggcaacccctgatcaggggttgaactcaggccccttgcattggaatatctgagtcttagccactggaccaccagtgaagtcccagatCAGGGTTTTTAAAGTcatccttctttttcttcattttagcaGGTGTCTCCCATCAAAATTCAATGAAGCACATGAATGAAAGTTTTGCAGAGGATTTCATTCTCATGGGCTTTACCAAATATCCATGGTTGGATGTTCCTCTCTTCTTTGCCCTCCTAACCTCCTACATGTTCACACTATTGGGAAACATTGCTATTATTCTGGTTTCCCAACTAGATTCCCAACTCCAAAGTCCTATGTATTTCTTCCTCACAAGCCTCTCCTTTCTGGACCTCTGTTTCACCACCACAACTGTACCCCAAATGTTGTTCAACTTAGGTGGACCCAACAAGAACATCACTTATATAGGCTGCATGACCCAGGCCTATGTATTTCACTGGCTAGGCTGTACTGAATGTGTCCTGCTTGGCACCATGGCCTTAGACCGCTATGTGGCTGTGTGTAAGCCTCTGAGATACCCTGTAATCATGAACCACAAGCTCTGCCAACAGCTCTCCAGCACTGCTTGGCTCATTGGTCTGGCCAATTCACTACTGCAGTCCACACTCACAGTCCAGCTGCCCCTGTGTGGGAACCAAGAACTGGACCACTTCTTCTGTGAACTGCCTGGTCTAATTAAGATGGCTTGTGTGGACACCACAGTCAACGAGCTTACTTTAGCGGTGGTGGCCGCCTTCCTGATAATGGGTCCCCTCTCTATGATTCTTGTCTCTTACAGTTATATTGCAAAAGCTGTATTTCGAATCCCTTCTGCTGATGGGAGACTTAAGGCCTTCAACACTTGTTCTTCGCACTTATTAGTGGTGTCTTTATTTTATGGCCCTGGCATCTACATCTATATGCAGCCTTCAGGGGACAGCCCACAAGACCTTATCAAAGTTCTGACGCTGTTTTACTGTGTTATTACTCCCATGGCCAACCCATTCATCTACACCTTGAGGAACAAGGATGTTAAAGGAGCTTTGAGGAGACTTCTGAGGAGGGCCATTTTGTCCAAGAGAATATGACGCTTTATTCTGAATAGGAAAGCTCAACAATAACGTGAAATATATCCTCCTTTAAATAGATGTTCCATCAAAATCATGCTCAAAAGTCAAGTTAAGAACACCTTTGTGTGTTGTGTTTACCACTTCTGATACCAAACACATTGGGTTTTTTCCCCACAATAACCGGTTCTCTAAAACCAACTGGATGTCCTGCAGTTCACTTctattttttggttgtgctgggtctttcttgctcagtgcaggctttctctagctgcagcaagtgggggctactctctctggctgcagtgagaGGTCTCCtcgttgcagcggcttctcttgttgtggagcacgggatCCAGGGTGCATAGGCTTCAGTATGGGCTCCAGAGaacaggctcattagttgtggtgcatgggctcagttttCCTGGACACGTGGGGTCCTCCCAGGctagggatggaaccagtgtccccttcattgcaaggtggactcttaaaccactgaaccaccaggaaagccccctcaATTTAATTCTGACACTACCCAGAGTTAGCATAGATCTCACAGATTAAGGGCTCAATTCCACAAAATTTTACTCTTGGAGAATAGGTTCTCTTCTTGTTGCAGTAGGAATTCAGAATtgagacagagaaagcaaagtGAGAATTTGTTAAGCAATAGTACATTCTCAGGAGGGAGAATGGGCAGGATCAGGTGAGCAGCTGCTCTGAGGTCCTTCGGCAAGCTGGTTATATGGAATGTGAAAATGATTGCACAGACAATATTCATTGAAGAGGCAGGGGTTTCAGGTCAAATCTCTTGATTTTCATCCCAACTCTACCTTCCCCAGGGCAAGAGGGATTTTTCACCCCTCTTTAGTCTTGAGCAGAAGTGTCATGGTGTCAGTACATAATGGGTGCTTCTTTTCTGTAAGGCTAACTTCATTGTAATGAGGGCATAATGAGCAAAAGGTGACACTCAGAGACCAGAAATTCCCATCTATTGCATCCTTTCTTTGCCTCTAGGACTCCTGTCACCACAAGATGGACCATTTCCAGTCACCTGGCTCTTGCCCCCACCCTCTTTCTCAGCTCACATCTAATTAACTACCTGCTCTCATACCTCCACTTCAGAAGCCAATAACAAATTCAGACCACCTGTACTTCTGACCAGCCAACTATAAAGTCAGGCGCTTCTATAACTCCCTCCTCAGATTTGATAATTTGCTAGAACAGCTcacaaaattcaaagaaacattttacatACTTTTACCAACTTATCTTGGGgctgaaatagctcagttgaGAGAGCGTTAGACTGAAGATCTAAAGGTGcctggttcaatcccaggttttGGCAGAAAAGCACTTtttttggggtttcccaggccgctagtgataaagaacctgcctaccaatgcaggagacctaagagacatcggtttgatcccttggaggagggcacagcaacccactccaacaacCCAACCaacatattcttgcttggagaatcccatggacagaggagcctggagggctatggtccatagatctcagagtcagacatgacttagcacacacgtaccaatttattataaaaaaatataactCAGGGATAGCCAAATTCAAGATATGCATAGGGCAAGATATGACAGGGAGGAGCAGTGGGCAGAGCATCCATTCACTTTCAGGGCATGCCTTTCCTGCATCTCAGTGCGGTCACCAGTTAGGAAGCTCTCCAAACTTCATTGCTCAGTTAATTTTTTATTCCAGGTGCCAATGGACACAGATAAAAAATTCGAGTTCTGATATCTAATAAAAAGGAGCTACTTACTTAGTGGGCAATCAACAGCCTGCCTCAGTCCTAAATAAAGTCATGGCATTTTGAGTCCTAAAGTGCATGTACCTACTCTTAATGAATGTTTGCTAAAAGATCAGTGAATCGATGGATGACTGAATGATAACAGGTGCAAGGAACAAAATGAGAACCTGGAGATACAGTGGTCTAGTGGTAATTAAGAGGGGAGGAATAGaataaggagaaggaaaagaggaaactgGAGAATGAGAACTGATGAAACTCCTGAGTTGGAGTGTCCTTAAACTCACTAAACTTCAGTAATGACAATATttttcagtaataataataatatttaaaaaccttgaggaaaaataacttaaatccatttctcagtttcttcatctgtagaaatggtttgattttaaaaaatacaaactattGAAATTTggtatatctatttttaaagtacACAAATCTTAGGTATACAGCTAAATGAAATTCCTGAAGTGAAATCACCCACACAACTACCACCAGCATCGAAAAATAGAACATTACCAGTTCCCCAGAAGACGCCAGTTGTGCTccctccctaactattcctttctctctccctgttgTGGCTTCTAACACAGAGATTCATTTTCCCTGTTTTAAACttgatataaatggaatcatgaaaTACgcatcttttgtgtctggtttctttcattcatcATTACGTTTGTGAAAGTTATCACTGTGGCTTGTAGCTGTAGTTCATTCACTTTCGTCATTCATACCATTTTATGAATAAACTTCCATTTTTGTATTCATCTTGCTGTTAATGGACTTTTGGATTgctgtaagggcttccctgatggctcagaggttaaagcgtctgcccgcaatgcgggagactggggtttgatccctgggtccgatccctgggtcgggaagatcccctggagaaggaaatggcaacccactccagtattcttgcctggagaattccatggacagagaagcctggcgggctacagtctatggggtcgcaaagagtcggacacgactgagcgacttcacttctggTTTAGAACTATAAAAAATGCAGCTAAAGTGTGTcttcatatgtaaatatatatacactgctgGCAGCAATATAACTAAAAGTGAAACGCCTGTGTCGTAGAATATGCACACGTTCAACTTCAGTAGATATAGCAAAGAATTTCCCAACAATGGTGTTGCCAATTTTACACTCTTATCAACAGTGTATGCAAATTTCCATTGCTCTATAATCTTCGGCAACATTTGGCACTGTGAGTTCATTTTTAACAGAGATTTTAGCATTTAGTTTGTAGttctttcaggtcagttcagttgctcagttgtatccgactctttgtgaccccatgaaccacagcatgccaggcctccctgtccatcaccaactgccagagtctacccaaacccatgtccattgagtcagtgatgccatccaaccatctcatcctctgtcgtccccttctcctcctgccctcaatcttcgtcagcatcagtgtcttttcaaatgaatcagctttttgtatcaggtggccaaagtattggagtttcagcttcaacatcagtccttccaatgaacaccaggactgatctcctttaggatagactggttggatctccttgcagtccaagggactctcaagagtcttctccaacaccacagttcaaaagcatccattcttcagcgctcagctttctttatagtccgactctcacatccatacatgaccactggaaaaaccatagccttggctagataaacctttgtggacaaagtaatgtctctgcttttgaatatgctatctaggttggtcataactttccttccaaggactaagcatcttttaatttcatggctgcagtcaccatctgcagtgattttagagcctcccaaaataaagacagccactgcttccactgtagagcccccccaaataaagtcagccactgtttccactgtttccccatctatctcccatgaagtgatgggaccagatgccataatcttagttttccgaatgttgagctttaagccaactttttcactctcctctttgactttcatcaagaggctttttagttcttcttcactttctgccataagggtggtgtcatctgcatatctgaggtgattgatatttctcccggcaatcttgattccagcttgtgcttcctccagcccagcatttttcatgatgtactctgcatagaggttaaataagcagggtgacaatatacagccttgacgtactcctcttcctatttggaaccagtctgttcttccatgtgcagttctaactgttgcttcctgacctgcatacagtacCTAATGACCTATCAGGTCAGCAGTATTCAAAAGCCTGAAAACATACAATTAGGGAGGTTGTGTGAAAGCAGGCTCTATCTCACATTGTTGTTGAAAGTGCAAAATGATACAATGCTTACAAAGACACCGTCCTTCTCTcttcattgttcattgcagcattatttgttaAAGCAAAATACTGGAAAGAATCCAAATACCCATCCCTAAAAGATTGGTTAAAAAACCAATAGTGTgtgcacttagttgctcagtcgtatctgactccttgggaccctacagactgtagcccaccaggttcctctgtccatgagatttccccagtcaagaatactggagtgggttgccatttccttttccaatgcaatGAAGTACCATGTCACGGTAACAGAAAAAGACTATTTCCATCAACAGATTTAGGATGATTTCCAGCttattcttggagaaggaaatggcaatccattccagtattcttgctgggaaaatcccatgggcagaagagcctggcagcctacaatggggtcgcaaagagttggacacgactgaagcaactgagcatgcacatgcaccagcttattttattaaagtaagatgcAAAAGAGTACATATAACATTATTTATAGATATAaagtgagaaggcaatggcaacccactccagtactcttgcctggaaaattccatggacagaggagcctggtaggctccagtccatggtgtcgctaggagtcagacatgactgagcgatttcactttcacttttcactttcctgcattggagaaggaaatggcaacccactccagtgttcttgcctggagaatcccaggaatgggggagcctggtgggctgccatatctggggtcacacagagtcggacatgactgaagtgacttagcagcaacagcagcatagaTATAAAGGGGTAAAAGTTTGTTTTTGTaccagaaaggaagaggaagggatgAGAGGACGAagtaggaagaaggaaaggataaaactaataaaaatgggGCAAGAGTATATATGAGATAAAGGAGTTAGGGATGGACACAAAactctgaatatatatttttatgtaattttaattttgaactgttttgcatattcagaaaggagaaggaagaaaggaaagcaaatcTTGAAACTGAATAAAACAAATGACTAACTGTATACCAAGTTTATAATATAGCTACACAGAGAAAAGAATTCAAATAAGTTATGTATATGTACTCTATCTCCCTTAATGGGATACAATTCAAGAACAAATAAAGCAAGCAAAGAAATTGAGAACTGTACATAGTAGATGTGTTATTGCTAATgatgttgatattttaaaaattaaaaaaaatatatattgtaagaGTAAATTGAGTGACTATATGGATGTTGTTCGGAACAGGGTTTTTTTCCTGTGGAAGAAGGGAAGATCATATGTGCAATggtgaaaatgaagaagaaatctgTGAAGTTGTATTtaaattggaaatattttataaaatgcttatcctatgtgtatttttttccagCCTTAAGGTCTAATGATGACTTTCCAGGCggccatagtggtaaagaatccacccgccaatgcaggagatgtaagtgatGTGGGCTAGATCCCaaggacaggaagatcccctggaggagggccgggcaacccactccagtatttttgcctggagaatccccatggacagaggagcctggcgggctatagtccatagggtcgcaaatgaGTTGGACGGTAGTGacgcgacttagcacgcacgcatgtgttactcaaaaaaaaaaaaaaaaaaaaaagagggtctACTGATAGGGCCTAAAAACAATGATCTATCCCAGTAGCAATGAGTTTATTATTCAGAATTCAGATCTTAGTTTCTGTATATCATTCTACATTAAAAGGAACCACAGCTTCATGGAGCAATGGCGGATTCCAGGTCTAAGGCAGGAAAAGTATAAAATGAGCCTGGAATATCTTGTGCTAGAAAATAAGGTGCACACAAAGTTTTCTTTGCAGGAAATAGTAATTGATAATGTAGATAGAATGTGCCGggatttgagggcaggaggaaaagggaacgacagaggatgagatggctggatggcatcaccgactcggtggacgtgagtttgagtgaactccgggagttggcgatgcacagggaggcctggcgtgctgcgattcatggggtcgcaaagagtcggacacgactgagcgactgaactgaactgaactgaaagggatatAATTATACGGAACCCAAAGGACTGTTGTGTAGAATAAGTGAGTTAGTATGTGTAAATGAAATAGTGTACAGATAACACTGTGTTGGACAGTTATTGTATACCCCACGCCCAGCCCCTTGAAAGAGACTAGGAAAGCCAGCGCCTCCCTACGCCTAGCGGGGGATTCAGAGCAGCGACCACCGAGGTGTGAAAACCTCCGGGCTTACTAGAAGGAACACCCCTGAGAGCCGCGGTGTGACGCACTTCCGGCCTTTGTAGTTTATCGTTATCCAGGCTGCGGTTGTCAAGGATTCAGAGGTGGTGCCACGGCTGCCCGGTGAGCTTCGGAGTCGGGCTACCGCAGGGCCTTTGAAAAGTCCGGACTGTGCGCTGTGACTCTGGACTGGGTGTGGGGAGGAGGCAGCGGGTCTTCTTCGCCAGGGCTTGGCTGGAAAGATGAGGGCAGAGGAGGTTGCCCCGGAACCTGGAAGGGCCTTGTTAGTTGAAAGTCAGCGTCCGtgcctccacccccatccccttcGTCTGTTCCTGAGCCCTTCAAACAGTCGGTCCTAGCACCAGTGTCCTTCGGAACTCTCTTTCCCCGCATCCTAGGATAAGATTAGGTTCCGATAGCCAGAATGGTTTGTA
It encodes the following:
- the LOC101123333 gene encoding olfactory receptor 2B11-like, which produces MKHMNESFAEDFILMGFTKYPWLDVPLFFALLTSYMFTLLGNIAIILVSQLDSQLQSPMYFFLTSLSFLDLCFTTTTVPQMLFNLGGPNKNITYIGCMTQAYVFHWLGCTECVLLGTMALDRYVAVCKPLRYPVIMNHKLCQQLSSTAWLIGLANSLLQSTLTVQLPLCGNQELDHFFCELPGLIKMACVDTTVNELTLAVVAAFLIMGPLSMILVSYSYIAKAVFRIPSADGRLKAFNTCSSHLLVVSLFYGPGIYIYMQPSGDSPQDLIKVLTLFYCVITPMANPFIYTLRNKDVKGALRRLLRRAILSKRI